A window from Citrus sinensis cultivar Valencia sweet orange chromosome 3, DVS_A1.0, whole genome shotgun sequence encodes these proteins:
- the LOC102607126 gene encoding uncharacterized protein LOC102607126: MGDLFQNFDPKSSRLETVTRAAKLLFLSAGFVSTFMLFKVAIIPYICSTVSTIPSLFISLRFWLSPPYIYIIVNFIIITIAASSTFRIQNDPSDETHAHTITKPMNKTYKTQQQQHIGIKKNTALAMIVEDEAKEERPTSVTEKRTFPSQETASKGEDFPENQTETEDENDGSLEETWKLITEGQGKRAEPQLKKSDTWDAPSPAAAAAADAGGSDNDENDPTAWAKRELRKSETFSDRTSLRREKSMSQDELNRRVEAFIKKFNNEMRLQRLESDQRV; encoded by the coding sequence atgggggatctttttcaaaatttcgaCCCAAAATCAAGCAGATTAGAGACAGTAACGCGGGCAGCAAAGTTGTTATTTTTGTCAGCCGGGTTTGTTTCAACTTTCATGCTGTTTAAGGTGGCAATAATCCCGTACATTTGTTCCACGGTATCGACAATCCCTAGCCTCTTCATTTCTTTGAGGTTCTGGCTGTCGCCGCCGTACATTTACATCATAGTcaacttcatcatcatcaccatcgcCGCTTCTTCCACCTTCCGCATCCAAAACGACCCATCTGATGAAACTCACGCTCACACCATAACCAAACCAATGAACAAAACATACAAAACTCAGCAGCAGCAACATATTGGCATCAAGAAAAACACCGCACTGGCCATGATCGTTGAAGACGaagcaaaagaagaaagacCCACTTCGGTTACCGAAAAACGAACATTTCCATCTCAAGAAACAGCTTCAAAAGGGGAGGATTTTCCCGAGAATCAAACGGAAACAGAGGACGAAAATGACGGCAGTCTTGAGGAAACATGGAAGCTGATAACGGAAGGCCAAGGGAAACGAGCGGAGCCACAGCTGAAGAAGAGTGACACGTGGGATGCACCCTCTCCGGCTGCCGCCGCCGCCGCGGACGCCGGTGGTAGTGATAACGATGAGAATGATCCGACGGCTTGGGCGAAACGTGAGCTGAGGAAATCTGAGACGTTCAGTGACAGAACGTCGTTGAGGAGGGAGAAATCGATGAGTCAAGATGAGTTGAATCGGCGAGTTGAAGCTTTCATCAAGAAATTTAACAATGAGATGAGACTTCAGAGGCTGGAATCCGATCAGCGTGTTTAG